A genomic window from Dechloromonas sp. A34 includes:
- a CDS encoding serine aminopeptidase domain-containing protein: MNERPQALVLVAADGYRLAAHLWPSVGPTEAVVVINPATAVKAEYYHRYAAFLAEHGMAVLTYDYRGIGASRQGSLRRWRQITKLDWGRYDCDAALRQAQRFFPGRPLRVVGHSIGGLLLGLAPAAGRVERALTVGAQYAYWRDYGPGKALMWLRWHLLMPALTALCGYFPARRLGWHEDLPAGAAYEWARRPASLEQAYRHQRLAGDDPLRHFPEMRGELLAIGLHDDPFGTPAALHRLLAYYRNAPRQHVRISPDSIGSPAIGHFGYFNSRFRDTLWQESLAWLRDGEQSRIPLETLAPGQG, from the coding sequence ATGAACGAGCGGCCGCAGGCGCTGGTCCTGGTCGCCGCCGACGGTTACCGGCTGGCCGCCCACCTCTGGCCCTCTGTCGGGCCGACCGAGGCGGTGGTCGTGATCAACCCGGCAACCGCAGTCAAGGCCGAGTACTACCATCGCTATGCCGCCTTCCTGGCCGAACACGGCATGGCCGTGCTGACCTACGACTACCGCGGCATCGGCGCCTCGCGCCAGGGTAGCCTGCGCCGCTGGCGGCAGATCACCAAGCTCGACTGGGGACGCTACGACTGCGATGCCGCCCTGCGTCAGGCGCAGCGTTTCTTTCCCGGGCGGCCGCTGCGCGTCGTCGGCCACAGCATCGGCGGCCTGCTGCTCGGCCTGGCACCAGCGGCCGGCCGGGTCGAGCGGGCGCTGACGGTGGGCGCCCAGTATGCCTACTGGCGCGACTACGGGCCGGGCAAGGCCCTGATGTGGCTGCGCTGGCATTTGCTGATGCCGGCGCTGACTGCGCTTTGCGGCTATTTCCCGGCGCGCCGCCTGGGCTGGCACGAGGACCTGCCGGCCGGCGCCGCTTACGAGTGGGCGCGGCGCCCGGCTTCGCTGGAGCAGGCCTATCGGCACCAACGTCTGGCCGGCGACGATCCGCTGCGCCACTTTCCGGAAATGCGCGGCGAACTGCTCGCCATCGGCCTGCACGACGACCCCTTCGGCACGCCGGCCGCCCTGCACCGGCTACTCGCCTATTACCGCAACGCGCCACGCCAGCATGTGCGGATATCGCCGGACAGCATCGGCAGCCCGGCGATCGGTCACTTCGGCTATTTCAACAGCCGCTTCCGCGACACCCTGTGGCAGGAGTCGCTGGCCTGGCTGCGCGATGGCGAGCAATCGCGGATACCGCTGGAGACGCTGGCGCCCGGGCAGGGCTGA
- a CDS encoding DMT family transporter: MPQLYPFFFVFLWSTGFIGAKYGLPYAEPLSFLLTRYGLVIGLMTAIALATRAPWPKAPRQWLHIGVSGVLVHAIYLGGVFVAIKHGLPAGVTALVVGMQPLLTALGAGWLLGEKVSGRQWGGLALGFVGVGLVVSGKFGDAGLGPMLIPALVALLGITAGTLYQKRFCAQFDLRTGSVIQFVPTAVLTAIAVTLFEDFRIEWTGDFVFALGWLVLVLSIGAISLLNLLIRGGSAVNVASLFYLTPLSTAVIAWLMFGEQLSLVAGFGMLLAVSGVYLVARSK, from the coding sequence GTGCCGCAACTCTACCCCTTCTTCTTCGTCTTCCTGTGGAGCACCGGTTTCATCGGCGCCAAGTACGGCCTGCCCTATGCCGAGCCGCTGTCCTTCCTGCTCACCCGCTACGGCCTGGTGATCGGGCTGATGACGGCGATCGCGCTGGCGACGCGGGCTCCATGGCCGAAAGCGCCGCGGCAGTGGCTGCATATCGGCGTCTCCGGCGTGCTCGTGCATGCCATCTACCTCGGCGGCGTCTTTGTCGCCATCAAGCATGGCCTGCCAGCCGGCGTAACAGCCCTGGTCGTCGGCATGCAGCCCTTGCTGACGGCGCTCGGTGCCGGCTGGCTGCTCGGTGAAAAAGTCAGCGGCCGGCAGTGGGGCGGCCTGGCCCTCGGTTTCGTCGGGGTCGGGCTGGTCGTTTCCGGGAAGTTCGGCGATGCCGGACTGGGGCCGATGCTGATTCCCGCCCTCGTCGCCCTGCTCGGCATTACCGCCGGCACGCTTTACCAGAAGCGTTTCTGTGCCCAGTTCGACCTGCGCACCGGGTCGGTCATCCAGTTCGTGCCGACCGCCGTGCTGACTGCCATCGCCGTCACCCTGTTCGAAGACTTTCGCATCGAATGGACCGGCGATTTCGTCTTTGCCCTGGGCTGGCTGGTGCTGGTTCTCTCGATCGGGGCAATCAGCCTGTTGAACCTGCTGATCCGCGGCGGCAGTGCGGTTAACGTCGCCAGCCTCTTTTACCTGACGCCACTGTCAACGGCGGTGATCGCCTGGCTGATGTTCGGCGAACAATTGAGCCTGGTTGCCGGATTCGGCATGTTGCTGGCCGTCAGCGGCGTCTATCTCGTGGCGCGCTCGAAATGA
- a CDS encoding c-type cytochrome, translating into MTGARSLLLSVFAAIGLQLPAPASAQATRYEEPIRYRQAVMTLVKRHYDQVSGMVKGKLPFNREELNRHAAYLEMLSRVSLDGFVAGSHEGNTKARPEIWKEWARYRGLNEKFQAETTRLKEIARAGSPDAVKAVVADLTKVCKSCHDDFKDSSVGS; encoded by the coding sequence ATGACCGGAGCCCGAAGCCTCCTTCTATCGGTCTTTGCCGCCATCGGCCTGCAACTGCCCGCCCCAGCCTCCGCGCAAGCGACCCGCTACGAAGAGCCGATCCGTTATCGTCAGGCGGTGATGACCCTGGTCAAGCGCCATTACGACCAGGTTTCAGGAATGGTCAAGGGCAAGCTGCCGTTCAATCGCGAGGAGCTGAATCGCCATGCCGCCTATCTCGAGATGCTGTCGCGGGTCAGCCTGGATGGCTTCGTCGCCGGATCGCACGAGGGCAACACCAAGGCCCGTCCCGAAATCTGGAAGGAATGGGCGCGCTATCGCGGGCTCAACGAGAAGTTCCAGGCCGAAACGACACGCCTCAAGGAGATTGCTCGTGCTGGCTCGCCGGATGCGGTCAAGGCAGTTGTCGCCGATCTGACCAAAGTCTGCAAGAGCTGCCACGACGATTTCAAGGATTCGTCCGTCGGCAGCTGA
- a CDS encoding YebC/PmpR family DNA-binding transcriptional regulator: protein MAGHSKWANIQHRKGRQDEKRGAAFSKIAKEITVAAKMGGGDAGFNPRLRVAVDKAKGVNMPKDKIDTAIKKGTGELEGVDYVEIRYEGYGIGGAAIMVDCLTDNKTRTVAEVRHAFNKYGGNMGTEGSVVFQFKHCGQMIFAPGTDEAALMDAAIEAGAEDVNTNDDGSIEVITGPADFITVKDALEAAGFKPEFGEVTMKPESENEFTGEDAVRMQKLLDALENLDDVQEIYTTAVMDE from the coding sequence ATGGCCGGACATAGTAAATGGGCCAATATCCAGCATCGCAAGGGTCGCCAGGACGAGAAGCGCGGCGCCGCCTTCTCCAAGATCGCCAAGGAAATCACCGTTGCCGCCAAGATGGGCGGCGGCGACGCCGGCTTCAACCCGCGCCTGCGCGTCGCGGTGGATAAGGCCAAAGGCGTCAACATGCCCAAGGACAAGATCGACACCGCCATCAAGAAGGGCACCGGCGAACTTGAAGGCGTCGATTACGTCGAGATCCGCTACGAAGGCTACGGGATCGGCGGCGCGGCGATCATGGTCGACTGCCTGACCGACAACAAGACCCGCACCGTCGCCGAAGTCCGCCACGCTTTCAACAAGTACGGCGGCAACATGGGCACCGAAGGTTCCGTGGTCTTCCAGTTCAAGCATTGCGGCCAGATGATCTTCGCCCCGGGCACCGACGAGGCGGCACTGATGGATGCCGCCATCGAGGCCGGTGCCGAGGACGTGAATACCAACGACGACGGCTCGATCGAAGTGATCACCGGGCCGGCCGACTTCATCACCGTCAAGGACGCCCTCGAAGCCGCCGGCTTCAAGCCGGAATTCGGTGAAGTCACGATGAAGCCGGAAAGCGAAAACGAATTCACCGGCGAGGATGCCGTCCGGATGCAGAAACTGCTCGACGCGCTGGAGAACCTGGACGATGTCCAGGAGATCTACACGACGGCGGTAATGGACGAGTAA
- the tolQ gene encoding protein TolQ, with product MNVTQDLSIFHLILEASAVVQAVMLLLAGVSFMSWYYIFMKWFSVRLARTKTETFERDFWSGGDLNNLFNSAVNDRHHAGSMERIFEAGFREFTKLKGQKNLDPKDIVDGSRRAMRATYQREMDALEAHLAFLASVGSVSPYIGLFGTVWGIMHAFRGLSNVGQATLASVAPGIAEALVATAIGLFAAIPAVLAYNRFSHDIDRLATRYESFMEEFSNILQRQMR from the coding sequence ATGAACGTCACTCAGGACCTTTCCATCTTCCATCTGATTCTCGAAGCCAGCGCCGTCGTTCAGGCCGTGATGCTCCTGCTGGCCGGTGTCTCCTTCATGTCCTGGTACTACATTTTCATGAAGTGGTTCTCGGTGCGCCTGGCGCGCACCAAAACCGAGACCTTCGAGCGCGATTTCTGGTCCGGTGGCGACCTCAATAACCTCTTCAACAGCGCGGTCAACGACCGCCACCATGCCGGCTCCATGGAGCGTATCTTCGAGGCCGGCTTCCGCGAATTCACCAAGCTCAAGGGCCAGAAGAACCTTGACCCCAAGGACATTGTCGACGGCTCGCGCCGCGCCATGCGCGCCACCTACCAGCGCGAAATGGATGCGCTGGAAGCCCACCTCGCCTTCCTCGCCTCGGTCGGCTCGGTCAGCCCGTACATCGGCCTGTTCGGCACCGTCTGGGGCATCATGCATGCCTTCCGCGGCCTCTCCAACGTCGGCCAGGCGACCCTCGCTTCGGTCGCCCCGGGCATCGCCGAGGCGCTGGTCGCCACCGCCATCGGCCTGTTCGCGGCAATTCCCGCGGTCCTCGCCTACAACCGCTTCTCGCACGATATCGACCGCCTGGCGACGCGCTACGAGTCGTTCATGGAAGAGTTCTCCAACATCCTGCAACGGCAGATGCGTTAA
- the ybgC gene encoding tol-pal system-associated acyl-CoA thioesterase gives MKFEPKPNAFSIPVRVYYEDTDAGGVVYYANYLKFFERCRTEWMRFAGHDQSQLAADAGIGFVARKASCEYLKPARLDDELTVGLEVEKLTRVRVVFRQHVRRGDEELVTGTVEIACVNMATMTPSAIPEFLHSKLETLK, from the coding sequence ATGAAATTTGAGCCAAAGCCCAACGCCTTCTCGATCCCCGTTCGGGTTTATTACGAGGATACGGACGCCGGCGGGGTTGTTTACTACGCCAATTACCTGAAGTTCTTCGAACGTTGCCGTACCGAGTGGATGCGCTTTGCCGGGCATGACCAGTCGCAACTGGCGGCCGATGCCGGGATCGGCTTCGTCGCCCGCAAGGCGAGTTGCGAATACCTGAAGCCCGCCCGCCTCGACGACGAGCTGACGGTCGGTCTCGAAGTCGAAAAACTGACCCGCGTCCGCGTTGTCTTCCGCCAGCACGTCCGCCGCGGCGACGAAGAACTGGTCACCGGCACCGTCGAGATCGCCTGCGTCAACATGGCCACCATGACGCCCTCCGCCATTCCCGAATTCCTGCACAGCAAACTGGAAACGCTTAAATGA
- a CDS encoding c-type cytochrome, with amino-acid sequence MKFRQILISLLCLAGAPALAADAAALVEQHCSRCHGSDGLATGPGLPHLNGQLEAYLADAIGKLQKGRLPTTVATHIPAELSSSDLAVIAGHYAGIRAIRPKQEVDPAKQARGEEVYRNRCAECHPDNGREADKDAPLMAAQSLDYMLAQTRLFVSGKRKFGFLQDEAFKGLSSDDLDAAAHFFASQEQYAEAKPVIKKKQRR; translated from the coding sequence ATGAAATTCCGTCAAATTCTGATTTCCCTGCTTTGTCTGGCCGGCGCCCCTGCCCTCGCTGCCGACGCTGCTGCGCTTGTCGAACAGCATTGCTCCCGTTGCCACGGCAGCGACGGCCTGGCTACCGGCCCCGGCCTGCCGCACCTCAACGGACAACTGGAAGCCTACCTTGCCGACGCCATCGGCAAGCTGCAGAAAGGGCGCCTGCCGACCACTGTTGCCACTCACATCCCAGCCGAACTATCGAGCAGCGATCTTGCCGTTATCGCCGGGCATTACGCCGGGATTCGCGCCATTCGCCCAAAACAGGAAGTCGATCCGGCCAAGCAGGCCCGCGGCGAGGAGGTTTATCGCAACCGCTGCGCCGAATGCCACCCCGACAACGGACGGGAAGCCGACAAGGACGCCCCCCTGATGGCTGCCCAGTCGCTCGATTACATGCTGGCGCAGACCCGCCTGTTCGTCAGCGGCAAGCGCAAGTTCGGCTTCCTGCAGGACGAAGCATTCAAGGGCCTGAGCAGCGACGACCTCGACGCCGCTGCCCACTTTTTTGCCAGCCAGGAACAGTACGCAGAGGCCAAGCCGGTGATCAAGAAGAAACAACGCCGCTAG
- a CDS encoding helicase HerA-like domain-containing protein yields the protein MSEPLYLAKSEEGYPALLPQMANRHGLITGATGTGKTVTLQSMAERLSFAGVPVFMADVKGDLSGMGAAGTPSEKLLKRIADLGLDGFAPYANPVAFWDVFGEGGVPIRATVSDMGPLLLSRLLNLNDTQGGVLQLVFKIADDQGLLLLDLKDLRAMVQHVGDNAKDFTTEYGNVAAASIGAIQRGLLTLEEQGGDIFFGEPMLDIHDLMKVDENGRGVINVLSAEKLIHAPALYSTFLLWLLAELFEQLPEAGDLDKPKLVFFFDEAHLLFSDAPQALTDKVEQVVRLIRSKGVGVYFVTQNPLDVPEKILGQLGNRVQHALRAFTPRDQKAVQAAAQTMRANPKFDAATAITELGVGEALVSFLDEKGRPAVVERSMIFPPASRLGPLSAEERQAIIQASSLLATYGQTVDRESAYELLRGKPAARQPAPGAIPAPPAGSGGLNANDWGNSSGQQATPRPAPAPQPRQSEPAAQESAGGGILGSLGDLLGGSTGPRGGRREGILEAAAKSAARGMASTVGRSVGQQILRGVLGSILGGRR from the coding sequence ATGAGCGAACCTCTCTATCTAGCCAAATCCGAAGAGGGCTACCCGGCCCTGCTGCCGCAGATGGCCAACCGCCACGGCCTGATCACCGGCGCCACCGGCACCGGCAAGACGGTGACCCTGCAGTCGATGGCCGAACGGCTCTCCTTCGCCGGCGTGCCGGTCTTCATGGCCGACGTCAAGGGCGACCTCTCGGGCATGGGCGCCGCCGGCACGCCCTCGGAAAAGCTGCTCAAGCGGATCGCCGATCTTGGCCTCGACGGTTTCGCCCCCTACGCCAATCCGGTCGCCTTCTGGGATGTCTTCGGTGAAGGCGGGGTACCGATCCGCGCTACGGTTTCCGACATGGGCCCGCTGCTCCTGTCGCGCCTGCTCAACCTCAACGACACCCAAGGCGGCGTCTTGCAACTGGTCTTCAAGATTGCCGACGACCAGGGGCTGCTGCTGCTCGACCTCAAGGACCTGCGTGCCATGGTCCAGCACGTCGGCGACAACGCCAAGGATTTCACCACCGAATACGGCAACGTCGCCGCCGCCTCGATCGGCGCCATCCAGCGCGGCCTGCTGACGCTGGAAGAGCAGGGCGGTGACATCTTCTTCGGCGAGCCGATGCTCGACATCCACGACCTGATGAAGGTCGACGAGAACGGGCGCGGCGTCATCAACGTGCTGTCCGCCGAGAAACTGATCCACGCCCCGGCGCTGTATTCCACCTTCCTGCTCTGGCTGCTCGCCGAACTGTTCGAGCAGTTGCCGGAAGCCGGCGACCTCGACAAGCCCAAGCTGGTCTTCTTCTTTGACGAAGCGCATTTGTTGTTCAGCGATGCGCCGCAGGCGCTGACCGACAAGGTCGAGCAGGTCGTCCGCCTGATCCGCTCGAAGGGCGTCGGCGTCTATTTCGTCACCCAGAACCCGCTCGACGTCCCGGAAAAGATCCTCGGCCAGCTCGGCAACCGCGTTCAGCACGCGCTGCGCGCCTTCACGCCGCGTGACCAGAAGGCCGTGCAGGCGGCGGCGCAAACCATGCGCGCCAACCCCAAGTTCGACGCCGCGACGGCGATCACCGAACTCGGCGTCGGCGAGGCGCTGGTTTCCTTCCTCGACGAAAAGGGCCGTCCCGCCGTCGTCGAGCGCAGCATGATCTTCCCGCCCGCTTCGCGTCTCGGGCCGCTGAGCGCCGAAGAGCGCCAGGCGATCATCCAGGCCTCGTCGCTGCTCGCCACCTATGGCCAGACCGTCGACCGCGAATCGGCCTACGAACTCCTGCGCGGCAAGCCGGCGGCAAGGCAACCGGCACCGGGCGCCATTCCCGCGCCGCCGGCCGGCAGCGGTGGCCTGAATGCCAACGACTGGGGCAATAGCTCCGGGCAGCAGGCCACGCCCCGTCCCGCACCGGCGCCGCAGCCGCGGCAAAGCGAGCCGGCAGCTCAGGAAAGTGCGGGGGGCGGCATCCTGGGCAGCCTTGGCGATCTACTCGGCGGCAGCACCGGGCCGCGCGGCGGCCGTCGCGAAGGCATACTGGAAGCCGCCGCCAAGAGCGCGGCGCGCGGCATGGCCAGTACCGTCGGCCGCTCGGTCGGGCAACAAATCCTGCGTGGTGTCCTGGGCTCGATCCTCGGCGGGCGTCGCTGA
- the ruvC gene encoding crossover junction endodeoxyribonuclease RuvC → MSAPRILGIDPGLRVTGFGVIEKHGNQLLYVASGCIKSNDKQSLPERIKTLFAGISEVIATYQPNQAAVEKVFVNVNPQSTLLLGQARGAALSALVHADLPVAEYTALQVKQAVVGQGKAAKEQVQHMVVRLLSLTGAPTADAADALACAICHAHGGQGLGALATAGYRVRGGRLIG, encoded by the coding sequence ATGAGCGCCCCGCGCATCCTCGGCATCGACCCTGGTCTGCGCGTGACCGGCTTTGGGGTCATCGAGAAGCACGGCAACCAGTTACTCTACGTCGCCAGCGGCTGCATCAAGTCGAACGACAAGCAGTCGCTGCCGGAACGCATCAAGACGCTGTTCGCCGGAATCAGCGAGGTGATCGCCACCTATCAGCCGAACCAGGCGGCGGTGGAAAAGGTCTTTGTGAACGTCAATCCGCAATCGACCTTGCTGCTCGGCCAGGCCCGCGGCGCGGCGCTCAGCGCGCTGGTTCATGCCGACCTGCCGGTCGCCGAATACACGGCGCTGCAGGTCAAGCAAGCGGTAGTTGGCCAGGGCAAGGCGGCCAAGGAACAGGTCCAGCACATGGTGGTCAGACTCTTGAGCCTGACCGGCGCGCCGACCGCCGATGCCGCCGACGCCCTGGCCTGCGCCATTTGCCACGCCCATGGCGGGCAGGGTTTGGGGGCCTTGGCGACCGCCGGCTATCGCGTTCGCGGCGGGCGACTGATAGGATGA
- a CDS encoding bacteriohemerythrin, whose protein sequence is MDISSRGLLPELLILGIPEVDAQHEGIFYRIENLKFLCVEQNELPRTVVEELLGYLREHFKTEERIAQATRIEFSDHTKAHNDTLTTLTGWASVVLSGQRDVFSFLRYLEIWFERHIREEDQPFAAQLLDINAAPGS, encoded by the coding sequence ATGGACATTTCCTCCCGCGGCCTGCTGCCCGAACTGTTGATTCTGGGAATTCCTGAAGTCGATGCGCAGCATGAAGGCATTTTCTACCGCATCGAGAACCTGAAGTTTCTCTGCGTCGAGCAAAACGAACTGCCCCGGACGGTGGTGGAAGAATTGCTGGGCTATCTGCGCGAGCATTTCAAAACCGAAGAGCGCATCGCTCAGGCAACCCGGATCGAGTTCTCGGACCATACCAAGGCGCACAATGACACCTTGACCACTCTGACCGGCTGGGCCAGCGTGGTACTCAGCGGACAGCGCGACGTTTTCAGTTTTCTGCGTTACCTGGAAATCTGGTTCGAACGCCACATCCGCGAGGAAGACCAACCCTTCGCCGCCCAGTTGCTCGACATCAACGCCGCTCCCGGCTCCTGA
- the ruvB gene encoding Holliday junction branch migration DNA helicase RuvB: MIETDKLVAERIIAPQAKSVQEEALERALRPKRLADYTGQVKIREQLEIFIQAARNRGDSLDHVLLFGPPGLGKTTLAHIVAAEMGVNLRSTSGPVLERAGDLAAILTNLEPHDVLFIDEIHRLSPVVEEILYPALEDFQIDIMIGEGPAARSVKLDLPPFTLVGATTRAGMLTNPLRDRFGIVARLEFYNAEELQSIVSRSATLLNAPIDAAGALEIAKRSRGTPRIANRLLRRVRDYAEVKADGRITSPVADAALAMLDVDAAGLDIMDRKLLSAVIDKFGGGPVGVDNLAAAIGEARDTIEDVLEPYLIQQGYLQRTLRGRIATPAIYRHLGLAEPNSAVVRDLLADS; this comes from the coding sequence ATGATCGAGACCGACAAGCTGGTAGCTGAGCGAATCATCGCACCGCAGGCCAAATCCGTTCAGGAAGAGGCGCTCGAACGCGCCCTGCGCCCCAAGCGCCTGGCCGACTACACCGGCCAGGTCAAGATTCGCGAACAACTGGAAATCTTCATCCAGGCCGCCCGCAACCGCGGCGATTCGCTCGACCACGTGCTGCTCTTCGGCCCGCCCGGCCTGGGTAAGACGACGCTGGCCCATATCGTCGCCGCCGAAATGGGCGTCAACCTGCGCTCGACTTCCGGCCCGGTGCTCGAACGCGCCGGCGATCTGGCCGCCATCCTGACCAATCTCGAACCGCACGACGTGCTGTTCATCGACGAAATCCACCGCCTGAGTCCGGTCGTCGAGGAAATCCTCTACCCGGCACTGGAAGACTTCCAGATCGACATCATGATCGGCGAAGGCCCGGCCGCCCGTTCGGTCAAGCTCGATCTGCCGCCATTCACGCTGGTCGGCGCGACGACCCGGGCCGGCATGCTGACCAACCCGTTGCGCGACCGCTTCGGCATCGTCGCCCGCCTCGAGTTCTATAACGCCGAGGAACTGCAAAGCATCGTCAGCCGCTCGGCGACGCTGCTCAACGCACCGATCGATGCCGCTGGCGCCCTGGAGATCGCCAAGCGCTCGCGCGGCACGCCGCGAATCGCCAACCGCCTGCTGCGCCGGGTCCGCGACTACGCCGAGGTCAAGGCCGACGGCCGGATCACCAGCCCGGTGGCTGACGCGGCACTGGCCATGCTCGACGTCGACGCGGCCGGGCTCGACATCATGGACCGCAAGCTGCTCTCGGCGGTGATCGACAAGTTCGGCGGCGGCCCGGTCGGCGTGGACAATCTGGCAGCGGCGATCGGCGAGGCACGCGACACGATCGAGGACGTGCTCGAACCCTACCTGATCCAGCAAGGCTACCTGCAACGCACCCTGCGCGGCCGCATCGCGACGCCGGCCATCTACCGCCACCTCGGACTGGCCGAACCGAACAGCGCCGTCGTCCGCGACCTGCTCGCCGATTCCTGA
- a CDS encoding AI-2E family transporter, with product MFSEENPRRLAQIALVVLLIVGCIAVLLPFIGAVLFAFVVWACTWPYYSEKLLPRLGGRDALGATLMTLLLVLIMLLPMVFLAASLANGADKLLDFAKPYVEQGLLLDPPAWLSGLPFIGTEIDHFWHQVASNRDELNDLLKQMVAPLRQFALALGGIAANGLLQLALVLFVIFFLYRDGAKVSHALYVGARKLGGELGEEILDKTRDTVVGVMLGIVGTAAAQGTVAMIGFLIAGVPGAMLLGFAIFFLSMIPIGPPLIWGGAAAWLWGQEQTGWAIFMVLYGLFVISSIDNFVKPILISRGAGISILLIGLGVLGGVLVFGFIGIFLGPVLLALGHMLLSRWTREEKST from the coding sequence ATGTTCTCCGAAGAGAATCCCCGCCGGCTGGCGCAGATCGCGCTGGTGGTGCTGCTGATCGTCGGCTGTATCGCCGTGCTGCTGCCTTTCATCGGCGCCGTGCTCTTCGCCTTCGTGGTCTGGGCCTGCACCTGGCCTTATTATTCGGAAAAGCTGCTGCCCCGGCTCGGCGGGCGTGACGCCCTCGGCGCGACGCTGATGACCCTGCTGCTGGTGCTGATCATGCTGTTGCCGATGGTTTTCCTGGCCGCTTCGCTGGCCAACGGCGCCGACAAGCTGCTCGACTTCGCCAAGCCCTATGTCGAGCAGGGCTTGCTGCTCGACCCACCGGCCTGGCTCAGCGGCCTGCCCTTCATCGGGACGGAAATCGATCACTTCTGGCACCAGGTCGCCAGCAACCGGGACGAACTGAATGATCTGCTCAAGCAAATGGTCGCCCCGCTCCGCCAATTCGCCCTGGCGCTCGGCGGGATTGCCGCCAACGGCCTGCTGCAGTTGGCGCTGGTGCTGTTCGTGATCTTCTTTCTATATCGCGACGGGGCGAAAGTCAGCCACGCACTCTATGTCGGCGCCCGCAAGCTGGGCGGCGAACTGGGCGAGGAAATCCTCGACAAGACACGCGACACCGTGGTCGGCGTCATGCTCGGCATTGTCGGCACCGCCGCCGCCCAGGGCACGGTGGCGATGATCGGCTTTCTGATTGCTGGCGTACCGGGCGCCATGCTGCTCGGCTTTGCGATCTTTTTCCTGTCGATGATCCCGATCGGGCCGCCGCTGATCTGGGGCGGTGCCGCCGCCTGGCTGTGGGGTCAGGAGCAGACAGGCTGGGCGATCTTCATGGTGCTCTACGGGCTTTTCGTCATCAGCAGCATCGACAATTTCGTCAAACCGATTCTGATCTCCCGCGGCGCCGGCATTTCGATTCTGCTGATCGGCCTCGGCGTGCTCGGTGGCGTACTGGTCTTCGGCTTCATCGGCATCTTTCTCGGCCCGGTGCTGCTCGCCCTCGGCCACATGCTGCTCAGCCGCTGGACGCGCGAGGAAAAATCGACATGA
- the ruvA gene encoding Holliday junction branch migration protein RuvA translates to MIGRLTGILAEKNPPQIVLDVNGVGYEIDVPMSTFYNLPAAGEKTKLLTHFAVREDGHYLYGFLSEGERFAFRQLLKVSGIGARTALSVLSGLSVGDLAAAVAQQELGRLIKIPGIGKKTAERLLLELKGKLAETTGVSLHAVADDAKHDIANALLALGYNEKEAAAAMKQLPPDIGTSDGIRQALKMLSKA, encoded by the coding sequence ATGATCGGAAGACTGACCGGCATCCTCGCCGAAAAGAATCCCCCACAGATCGTGCTCGATGTGAATGGTGTCGGTTATGAAATCGATGTCCCGATGAGCACCTTCTACAACCTGCCAGCGGCGGGCGAGAAGACCAAATTGCTGACCCATTTTGCGGTGCGCGAAGACGGGCACTATCTGTATGGCTTCCTCAGCGAAGGCGAACGCTTTGCCTTCCGCCAGTTGCTGAAGGTCTCCGGGATCGGCGCCCGCACGGCGTTGTCGGTGCTCTCCGGCCTCTCGGTCGGCGATCTCGCGGCAGCCGTGGCGCAACAGGAACTCGGCCGCCTGATCAAGATTCCCGGCATCGGCAAGAAGACGGCCGAGCGCCTGCTGCTCGAACTCAAGGGCAAGCTCGCCGAAACCACCGGCGTATCGCTGCATGCAGTCGCCGACGACGCCAAGCACGACATCGCCAATGCCCTGCTCGCCCTCGGCTACAACGAGAAGGAAGCCGCGGCCGCGATGAAACAGCTGCCGCCCGACATCGGGACTTCGGACGGCATCCGCCAGGCCCTCAAGATGCTGTCGAAAGCGTGA
- a CDS encoding DUF2917 domain-containing protein yields the protein MFPILQAANTTPLYVQLQRRETLVVTGTGRLVCEAGEVWLTESGSPEDSILQAGDQWPLRPGIEVALSTLAGARLCFCTTAGSRA from the coding sequence ATGTTCCCGATCCTGCAAGCCGCCAACACGACACCGCTGTATGTACAGTTGCAGCGCCGCGAAACCCTGGTCGTCACCGGCACCGGTCGCCTGGTGTGCGAGGCCGGCGAAGTCTGGCTGACCGAAAGCGGCAGCCCCGAGGACAGCATCCTGCAGGCTGGCGACCAATGGCCGCTGCGCCCGGGCATCGAGGTCGCGCTGTCGACGCTGGCCGGCGCCCGCCTCTGCTTCTGCACCACGGCCGGGAGCCGGGCATGA